One segment of Micromonospora sp. M71_S20 DNA contains the following:
- a CDS encoding non-ribosomal peptide synthetase — translation MALIDLLSELAGLGMRLSAQGDKLRITGPRERLTEPLRARLAAHRDEVLQFVREQEHEERRRSVRIVPVDRTRPLPASYAQRRLWLIEQLATDVPIYNMYMARTITGPLDTDAMRLAVETITARHEILRSALVEDGDDLFQVPDPAGRPAYTEHDLREAADETVRQLLYDIVATRFDLSRAPLIRFDLIRTGATDWILVITQHHVISDGWSAGIIRKEISELYSAAVEGREPDLPDLPVQYADFAAWERQWITGEVAAQQREFWRGQLAQLPAALELMPGRPRAAVQSYRGDALVFTYDAELMKRLRELCAECGTTLYGALVAAYGLLLSRMTRADDLAIGSPLASRPYPVLENTLGLFFNSITVRMRPDPQQTVREYLAAVRRSVFDAFAHQDLPFDQVVQAVAPDRSVSHSPLFQAIFILQSYPETGLSLTGLETGQAVAPVYATQYDIMFKLREDGDLGTGFLVYNSEMFAKSDMSRLVDWFARVVRLMAADPDASLGDLVLAGAEDLAHVARWNAATARELPALPVHRQILAQLHADPTAPAVTFRGHTLTSAALAERAQAITAGLVAAGLRPGDRVGVLVPRSTDLVATLLGVLSAGMAYVPLDGAAPQPRSAASLAIAECAALIVEHPAVPSPPFDGRVLPLTELTGHPPLSTLPEVPADSTAYVIFTSGSTGVPKGVRIAQRNLTNFFAAMDETVPLPPRPVWLAVTNVTFDIAVLELLWTLSRGVHVVLGESMETLHRLAEADTEPVKVPDLIETAGVNALQATPTFVRTVLRMPGGPRALARLHTLLVGGEPLDPALATTLRELGIPRVLNMYGPTETTVWSTAWQLDSGPPLVGRPVANTTVHIVDAFLRPVPVGMFGELVIGGAGVSQGYVGDPELTARRFVSAPHLDDGATVYRTGDLARMTPDGTIELVGRFDNQVKLNGHRIELEEIERAVAALPGLQDCAVVVQTDGDQSRLAAHCVTADGAAVDEEWLRVELARTLPPQMIPGLVATIPALPVSPNGKLDRKALPRIEARAVGSEPVTADGDLEEALLAAWRRVLGDERIGVTDDFFRSGGNSLLVVRLLSEVRAQAAPQARIVDLFRFPTVRNFAAHLAGGAADEPGVAADHDEAQRARLRRQQQVRRKRQARTGG, via the coding sequence ATGGCACTTATCGACCTGCTGTCCGAACTCGCGGGCCTGGGCATGCGCCTTTCCGCACAGGGTGACAAGCTGCGGATAACCGGCCCGCGCGAGCGGCTCACCGAGCCGCTGCGAGCCCGCCTCGCCGCGCACCGCGACGAGGTGCTGCAGTTCGTTCGCGAGCAGGAGCACGAAGAGCGGCGCCGCAGTGTCCGCATCGTCCCGGTCGACCGCACCCGACCGCTGCCGGCCTCCTACGCGCAGCGGCGCCTCTGGCTGATCGAGCAACTCGCGACCGACGTGCCGATCTACAACATGTACATGGCGCGCACCATCACCGGTCCGCTCGACACCGACGCGATGCGGCTTGCCGTCGAGACCATCACGGCCCGGCACGAGATCCTGCGCAGCGCGCTCGTGGAGGACGGCGACGACCTGTTCCAGGTGCCGGACCCGGCGGGACGCCCCGCGTACACCGAGCACGACCTGCGGGAAGCCGCCGACGAGACGGTCCGGCAACTGCTGTACGACATCGTCGCGACCCGCTTCGACCTGTCGCGGGCCCCGCTCATCCGCTTCGACCTCATCCGCACCGGCGCCACGGACTGGATCCTCGTCATCACCCAGCACCACGTCATCTCCGACGGCTGGTCGGCGGGCATCATCCGCAAGGAGATCTCGGAGCTGTACTCCGCCGCCGTCGAGGGCCGCGAGCCGGACCTGCCCGACCTGCCGGTGCAGTACGCCGACTTCGCCGCGTGGGAGCGGCAGTGGATCACCGGCGAAGTGGCCGCACAGCAGCGCGAGTTCTGGCGCGGCCAGTTGGCGCAGTTGCCGGCGGCGCTGGAGCTGATGCCCGGCCGGCCCCGGGCCGCGGTGCAGAGCTACCGCGGTGACGCGCTGGTGTTCACCTACGACGCGGAGCTGATGAAGCGGCTGCGGGAGCTGTGCGCCGAGTGCGGCACCACCCTCTACGGCGCCCTGGTCGCGGCGTACGGCCTGCTGCTGTCACGGATGACCCGCGCTGACGACCTCGCGATCGGCAGCCCGCTGGCCAGTCGGCCCTACCCCGTGCTGGAGAACACCCTCGGCCTGTTCTTCAACTCGATCACGGTACGGATGCGGCCCGATCCGCAGCAGACGGTCCGCGAGTACCTCGCCGCGGTCCGCCGCAGCGTCTTCGACGCCTTCGCCCACCAGGATCTCCCCTTCGACCAGGTGGTCCAGGCGGTCGCGCCGGATCGCAGCGTCTCGCACTCGCCGCTGTTCCAGGCCATCTTCATCCTGCAGAGCTACCCCGAGACCGGGCTGTCGCTGACGGGCCTGGAGACCGGGCAGGCCGTCGCGCCGGTCTACGCGACGCAGTACGACATCATGTTCAAGTTGCGCGAGGACGGCGATCTGGGCACGGGCTTCCTCGTCTACAACAGCGAGATGTTCGCCAAGTCCGACATGTCGCGCCTGGTGGACTGGTTCGCGCGCGTGGTCCGGCTGATGGCGGCCGACCCCGACGCCAGCCTCGGTGACCTGGTGCTGGCCGGCGCCGAAGACCTCGCCCACGTGGCCCGATGGAACGCCGCCACCGCCCGGGAGCTGCCCGCCCTTCCGGTGCACCGGCAGATCCTGGCCCAGCTGCACGCCGACCCCACCGCACCCGCGGTGACCTTTCGCGGCCACACCCTCACCAGCGCCGCGCTGGCCGAACGGGCCCAGGCCATCACGGCCGGTCTCGTCGCGGCGGGGCTACGCCCCGGCGACCGCGTCGGCGTCCTGGTCCCCCGATCCACCGATCTCGTCGCGACCCTGCTCGGCGTGCTCAGCGCCGGCATGGCGTACGTGCCTCTCGACGGCGCGGCACCGCAGCCTCGGTCGGCGGCCAGCCTGGCCATCGCCGAATGCGCCGCGCTGATCGTCGAACACCCCGCCGTGCCGTCACCGCCGTTCGACGGCCGGGTCCTGCCGCTGACCGAACTCACCGGTCACCCGCCGCTGAGCACTCTTCCCGAGGTCCCGGCGGACAGCACCGCATACGTCATCTTCACCTCGGGCTCGACCGGCGTGCCGAAGGGCGTCCGCATCGCACAGCGCAACCTGACCAACTTCTTCGCGGCGATGGACGAAACGGTCCCGCTTCCGCCACGGCCGGTATGGCTCGCGGTCACCAACGTCACCTTCGACATCGCGGTGCTCGAACTGCTGTGGACCCTCAGCCGCGGTGTCCACGTCGTCCTCGGCGAGAGCATGGAGACGCTGCACCGGTTGGCGGAAGCCGACACCGAGCCGGTCAAGGTCCCCGACCTGATCGAGACCGCCGGGGTCAACGCGCTGCAGGCGACACCCACGTTCGTCCGTACGGTGCTGCGGATGCCCGGCGGACCCCGGGCCCTCGCCCGGCTGCACACCCTGCTGGTCGGCGGTGAGCCGCTGGACCCGGCGCTTGCCACCACGCTGCGCGAGCTCGGCATTCCCAGGGTGCTGAACATGTACGGTCCGACCGAGACCACGGTATGGTCCACCGCCTGGCAGCTCGACTCCGGGCCGCCGCTGGTGGGCAGGCCGGTCGCCAACACCACGGTGCACATCGTCGATGCCTTCCTGCGTCCGGTGCCCGTCGGCATGTTCGGCGAGCTCGTCATCGGCGGCGCGGGGGTCAGCCAGGGCTATGTCGGGGACCCGGAACTGACCGCGCGACGCTTCGTCTCGGCGCCGCACCTCGACGACGGAGCCACCGTCTACCGCACCGGCGACCTCGCGCGGATGACGCCCGACGGCACGATCGAACTGGTCGGTCGCTTCGACAACCAGGTCAAGCTCAACGGCCACCGGATCGAGCTGGAGGAGATCGAGCGGGCGGTGGCCGCTCTGCCCGGTCTGCAGGACTGCGCCGTGGTCGTGCAGACCGACGGCGACCAGAGCCGCCTCGCCGCCCACTGCGTCACCGCCGACGGCGCAGCGGTGGACGAGGAATGGCTGCGGGTCGAGCTGGCGCGCACGCTGCCGCCCCAGATGATCCCCGGCCTGGTCGCCACCATCCCCGCGCTGCCGGTCTCTCCCAACGGGAAACTCGACCGCAAGGCGCTGCCCAGGATCGAGGCACGCGCCGTCGGGTCCGAGCCGGTCACGGCGGACGGCGACCTCGAAGAGGCACTGCTGGCGGCCTGGCGCCGGGTGTTGGGCGACGAGCGCATCGGGGTGACCGACGACTTCTTCCGCTCCGGCGGCAACTCCCTGCTGGTGGTCCGCCTGCTCAGTGAGGTGCGTGCGCAGGCCGCGCCCCAGGCGCGCATCGTCGACCTGTTCCGCTTTCCGACGGTACGCAACTTCGCGGCGCACCTGGCCGGTGGGGCCGCCGATGAGCCCGGCGTGGCAGCGGACCACGACGAGGCGCAGCGCGCCCGCCTGCGCCGGCAGCAGCAGGTGCGCCGCAAACGGCAGGCGCGCACCGGAGGCTAG
- a CDS encoding acyl carrier protein, with protein sequence MSNATQNPPQHLVDEVRAVWEKVLGHADFGDEDPFFEVAGGNSLTAVQVMVELTDRVGNRLPMRLILRNRTVVALAAAIGAEAAR encoded by the coding sequence ATGTCCAATGCCACCCAGAATCCGCCGCAGCACCTCGTCGACGAGGTGCGTGCGGTGTGGGAGAAGGTGCTGGGCCACGCCGACTTCGGCGACGAGGACCCCTTCTTCGAGGTCGCCGGAGGCAACTCGCTGACCGCCGTGCAGGTGATGGTCGAACTCACCGACCGCGTCGGCAACCGCCTGCCGATGCGGCTGATCCTGCGCAACCGTACGGTCGTCGCGCTCGCCGCTGCGATCGGTGCGGAGGCCGCCCGGTGA
- a CDS encoding amino acid adenylation domain-containing protein, with the protein MPLSVQQRAVHVAQQFVSDGAGYNVAVAYRLTGALDEGRLDRALTEVVRRQPQLRVQLQEEQSVTYQVLQPAPASLLRTTDVVADDLDAHLTALCAVPFVAEDSVRLRAHLLRQHEAAALLLIVFDHLAVDAPSLPVFLDQLSRAYAGVAEPETDGPDYFSYVRWQQDFAASPAGRAAQRFWQESLDGVDPGCGIAPSTVGSAAVEPRVASIAVRLPADLDARAARIEVTPFSACMAAYTLVLQHYTRSDDVVVAFPGVDWRRPRYRHVVGLFSDMLRLRAPCLATPSLAEYVRLVQDRVMDGVEHQGVALAAAGSGGRMIQPGRPPLPAVLSFNDASFPLLALPGVVSEPVEFATRGSKAELLLSINLRGGVLTGRLDYCTNLFQATEADAIARGFETVLAQLLADADAGAPLTVRLADPETEERILTDWSVGPPAHTGPGIVEAFRACAADRPDALALVAGDRTVSYAELDRWSNLLAAEIGALSLPPGSVVALCMTRSAAFVAAVLAVLRCGHAFLPVDMEQPANRRSFLLSDAAAGAAVVTATADAPAGLPVVVAAQAPPPAGSAAPLTHVAADPAAPAYLITTSGTTGLPKTAVVPHRAILNHLRFKQHEFGLDRTDRFYFKTSPVFDASVWEYLTPLVIGAAVVVAPAHAHRDPALMHTELRTHEVSVAQFVPTLLGAMLAERSDWDCPRLRWLFCGGERLTRETAAAAAAATRARVVNLYGPSETTIDATFHVLADGPLEPDADPPIGRPVAGMRAYVLGQGGQLLPPGFPGELHVGGVGLALGYVNRDELTAKVFVPDTVSRQGGGRLYRTGDLARWCGDGDIAFLGREDGQVKVRGLRVELEGVRRVVLRFPGIVDALVAVHPRRPDALVAYAVTLDGLDAARLRAHLAGELPAELVPAYLVAIDRIPTGNTGKADPRRLPVPEVGLPVGADAQPRGVVERKLADLWARALGAAPERLPRDVPLFALGASSMTLIQVHREIRREFAVEVPVTDLFKYPTVAALAAALTERLDRAARRD; encoded by the coding sequence GTGCCGCTCAGCGTCCAGCAGCGCGCCGTGCATGTCGCACAGCAGTTCGTCTCGGACGGCGCGGGTTACAACGTCGCCGTGGCGTACCGGCTGACGGGTGCCCTGGACGAGGGGCGCCTGGACCGGGCCCTCACGGAGGTGGTCCGGCGTCAGCCACAACTGCGCGTCCAACTTCAGGAGGAGCAGTCCGTCACCTATCAGGTGCTCCAGCCGGCACCCGCGTCGCTGCTGCGGACCACCGACGTGGTGGCGGACGACCTCGACGCGCACCTGACGGCACTGTGCGCGGTGCCGTTCGTGGCCGAGGACTCCGTACGGCTGCGGGCCCACCTGCTGCGTCAGCACGAGGCGGCGGCACTGCTGCTGATCGTCTTCGACCACCTCGCGGTGGACGCGCCGTCGCTGCCCGTGTTCCTGGACCAGTTGTCGCGTGCGTACGCGGGCGTCGCCGAACCGGAGACCGACGGCCCCGACTACTTCTCCTACGTGCGGTGGCAGCAGGACTTCGCCGCCTCCCCGGCCGGCCGGGCCGCGCAGCGGTTCTGGCAGGAGTCCCTGGACGGGGTCGACCCGGGCTGCGGCATCGCCCCGAGCACCGTCGGGTCGGCCGCCGTCGAGCCCCGCGTCGCGTCGATCGCGGTGCGGCTGCCCGCCGACCTGGACGCCCGGGCCGCCCGCATCGAGGTGACGCCGTTCTCCGCCTGCATGGCCGCGTACACGTTGGTGTTGCAGCACTACACCCGCAGCGATGACGTCGTGGTCGCCTTTCCCGGCGTCGACTGGCGACGGCCACGGTACCGGCACGTCGTCGGCCTGTTCTCCGACATGCTTCGACTTCGCGCGCCCTGCCTGGCCACCCCCAGCCTCGCAGAGTACGTGCGCCTGGTGCAGGACCGGGTCATGGACGGGGTGGAGCACCAGGGCGTCGCACTGGCCGCGGCAGGGTCGGGCGGACGCATGATCCAGCCGGGCCGTCCTCCGCTGCCGGCGGTGCTCTCCTTCAACGACGCGTCCTTCCCCCTCCTCGCCCTGCCCGGCGTCGTCAGCGAGCCGGTCGAGTTCGCCACCCGGGGCAGCAAGGCCGAGCTGTTGCTGTCCATCAACCTGCGCGGGGGAGTGCTCACCGGGCGGCTCGACTACTGCACGAACCTGTTCCAGGCCACCGAGGCCGACGCCATCGCCCGCGGATTCGAGACAGTGCTGGCCCAACTCCTCGCCGATGCCGACGCCGGCGCCCCGCTCACGGTGCGGCTGGCGGACCCCGAGACCGAGGAGCGCATCCTCACCGACTGGTCCGTGGGGCCGCCGGCCCACACCGGCCCCGGCATCGTCGAGGCGTTCCGTGCGTGCGCCGCCGACCGGCCCGACGCGCTCGCGCTCGTCGCCGGCGATCGCACCGTGAGCTACGCCGAGCTGGACCGGTGGTCCAACCTCCTGGCCGCGGAGATCGGCGCGCTGTCCCTACCGCCCGGTTCGGTGGTGGCGCTGTGCATGACGCGCTCCGCGGCGTTCGTCGCGGCCGTGCTCGCGGTCCTGCGGTGCGGCCACGCCTTCCTGCCCGTGGACATGGAACAACCGGCCAACCGACGCTCCTTCCTGCTGAGCGACGCCGCGGCCGGCGCCGCCGTCGTCACGGCGACCGCCGACGCCCCGGCCGGGCTGCCGGTGGTCGTCGCAGCACAGGCGCCTCCGCCGGCCGGGTCGGCGGCGCCGCTCACGCACGTCGCCGCCGACCCCGCCGCTCCGGCGTACCTGATCACCACCTCGGGCACCACGGGACTGCCGAAGACGGCGGTCGTCCCGCACCGCGCCATCCTCAACCACCTGCGTTTCAAGCAGCACGAGTTCGGCCTCGACCGCACCGACCGGTTCTACTTCAAGACCTCACCGGTGTTCGACGCCTCCGTCTGGGAGTACCTGACTCCGCTGGTCATCGGCGCCGCTGTCGTCGTCGCTCCCGCCCACGCCCACCGCGACCCGGCCCTGATGCACACCGAACTGCGCACCCACGAGGTGAGCGTGGCGCAGTTCGTGCCGACCCTGCTCGGCGCGATGCTCGCGGAACGCTCCGACTGGGACTGTCCGCGCCTGCGCTGGCTCTTCTGCGGCGGGGAGCGGCTGACCCGTGAGACGGCCGCCGCGGCGGCCGCCGCCACCCGCGCCCGCGTGGTGAACCTCTACGGGCCGAGCGAAACCACCATCGACGCGACATTCCATGTCCTCGCCGACGGGCCGCTGGAGCCCGACGCGGACCCGCCCATCGGTCGGCCCGTGGCCGGGATGCGGGCCTACGTCCTCGGCCAGGGCGGACAGCTGCTGCCGCCGGGGTTCCCCGGCGAACTCCACGTCGGGGGCGTCGGACTGGCGCTGGGCTACGTCAACCGCGACGAGCTGACCGCGAAGGTGTTCGTGCCCGACACCGTCAGCCGCCAGGGCGGCGGCCGCCTGTACCGCACGGGCGACCTGGCCCGGTGGTGCGGCGACGGCGACATCGCCTTCCTGGGCCGCGAGGACGGCCAGGTCAAGGTCCGCGGACTGCGCGTCGAGCTGGAGGGCGTCCGGCGCGTCGTGCTGCGCTTTCCCGGGATCGTCGACGCCCTCGTCGCGGTCCATCCCCGACGGCCCGACGCGCTCGTGGCGTACGCGGTCACCCTCGACGGTCTCGACGCGGCGCGGCTGCGCGCGCACCTCGCCGGGGAGTTGCCCGCCGAACTGGTCCCCGCCTACCTGGTCGCGATCGACCGGATCCCGACCGGGAACACCGGCAAGGCCGATCCCCGCCGCCTGCCCGTGCCGGAGGTGGGTCTCCCGGTCGGCGCCGACGCACAGCCGCGCGGCGTGGTCGAGCGGAAACTCGCCGACCTCTGGGCCCGAGCGCTCGGCGCCGCGCCCGAGCGCCTGCCGCGCGACGTGCCCCTGTTCGCGCTGGGCGCCAGCTCGATGACGCTCATCCAGGTGCACCGCGAGATCCGCCGGGAGTTCGCGGTCGAGGTGCCGGTCACCGACCTGTTCAAGTACCCGACCGTCGCGGCGCTCGCCGCCGCGCTGACGGAGCGCCTCGACCGCGCCGCCCGCCGCGACTGA
- a CDS encoding amino acid adenylation domain-containing protein, producing the protein MTPADGAGQALVHQAVARSAEQFPHATALVHQGSPVEYAELHRRALAVAARLGAHGIGAGAIVPLCAHRCPELVAAQLGVLWCGAAYTTIDPRWPTPRRLAITDLVGAALVLTTDPGQDWGGRTVLPLTATDPAPGPGGTAHPPTAPGTAIDGEAAATVVFTSGTTGRPKGVVLPHRALTRMFRATPPPGFGPGHAMPQGAPPWWDMYSYELFGQLMTGGTSLLVDGDYLTPGELRRMVEQHGATTLRLTTSLFALFVDEDLDSFAGLGTVLVGGERLPAPHAARFLRRHPRTELLNGYGPTESCMHATTHRVRLEDCADGADIPLGSPVPATTVLVLDGQGRICPPGKTGEICVAGDGLATCYLGEPELTAGAFVPVEIGGETVRAYRTGDYGLIDPAGLLRFRGRRDRQLKVGGHRIEPAEVEAAARQSPGVRDCTVTVVDQALALFYVPGDDPGGPAALRRDLLNRLPRPLVPTIVRALDRFPLTPNGKLDRDALANAARTPTTRTRSTR; encoded by the coding sequence GTGACGCCGGCTGACGGTGCGGGGCAGGCACTGGTCCACCAGGCGGTTGCCCGGTCGGCCGAGCAGTTTCCGCACGCCACCGCCCTCGTGCACCAGGGGTCACCGGTCGAGTACGCCGAGCTGCACCGGCGCGCGCTCGCCGTGGCCGCACGCCTCGGTGCACACGGGATCGGTGCGGGTGCGATCGTCCCGCTCTGCGCACACCGCTGCCCGGAGCTGGTCGCCGCCCAACTCGGCGTGCTGTGGTGCGGCGCGGCGTACACGACCATCGACCCGCGGTGGCCGACGCCGCGCCGGCTCGCCATCACCGACCTTGTCGGGGCCGCCCTGGTGCTCACCACCGATCCGGGTCAGGACTGGGGCGGCCGCACGGTCCTGCCGCTGACGGCCACCGACCCGGCCCCTGGACCGGGCGGCACGGCCCACCCGCCCACCGCGCCCGGGACGGCGATCGACGGGGAGGCGGCGGCGACGGTCGTCTTCACCTCGGGCACCACTGGCCGGCCCAAGGGCGTGGTGCTGCCGCACCGGGCGTTGACGCGGATGTTCCGTGCCACCCCGCCGCCAGGTTTCGGTCCCGGCCACGCGATGCCCCAGGGGGCGCCGCCGTGGTGGGACATGTACAGCTACGAGCTGTTCGGCCAGCTGATGACCGGCGGCACGTCGCTGCTCGTCGACGGCGACTACCTCACCCCCGGAGAACTGCGCCGGATGGTCGAGCAGCACGGCGCGACCACGCTGCGCCTGACGACCTCGCTGTTCGCGCTCTTCGTCGACGAGGACCTCGACAGCTTCGCCGGGCTGGGAACGGTGCTGGTGGGCGGGGAACGCCTGCCCGCGCCGCACGCGGCCCGGTTCCTGCGCCGCCACCCGCGCACCGAGCTGCTCAACGGGTACGGCCCCACCGAGAGCTGCATGCACGCCACCACCCACCGAGTGCGGCTCGAAGACTGCGCCGACGGTGCGGACATCCCTCTGGGCTCACCCGTGCCGGCGACGACCGTACTGGTGCTCGACGGGCAGGGCCGGATCTGCCCGCCCGGGAAAACCGGCGAGATCTGTGTCGCAGGCGACGGCCTGGCCACCTGCTACCTGGGCGAGCCGGAGCTGACCGCCGGCGCGTTCGTGCCGGTGGAGATCGGCGGCGAGACGGTGCGGGCATACCGCACCGGCGACTACGGCCTGATCGATCCGGCCGGGCTCCTGCGCTTCCGGGGCCGGCGCGACCGCCAGTTGAAGGTCGGCGGCCATCGCATCGAACCCGCGGAGGTCGAGGCGGCGGCCCGACAGTCACCCGGCGTACGGGACTGCACGGTGACCGTCGTCGACCAGGCCCTGGCGCTGTTCTACGTGCCCGGCGACGATCCGGGCGGACCCGCGGCGCTGCGCCGCGACCTGCTGAACCGGCTGCCCCGGCCGCTCGTCCCGACGATCGTGCGGGCCCTGGACCGGTTCCCACTGACCCCCAACGGCAAGCTCGACCGCGATGCGCTGGCGAACGCGGCCCGTACCCCGACGACCCGAACCCGGAGCACGCGTTGA
- a CDS encoding phosphopantetheine-binding protein produces the protein MTRSTAQVVADVIADVLGLDEVDPADSFYDHDGTSLQALRICARIESATGVALTPVDLLDNDVFGDFIALVSARSAGDAG, from the coding sequence GTGACGCGGTCCACCGCGCAGGTCGTCGCGGACGTCATCGCCGACGTCCTCGGCCTGGACGAGGTCGATCCCGCCGACAGCTTCTACGACCACGACGGCACGTCGCTGCAGGCGCTGCGGATCTGCGCGCGGATCGAGAGTGCGACCGGAGTCGCGCTGACCCCGGTCGACCTGCTGGACAACGACGTGTTCGGCGACTTCATCGCCCTCGTGTCGGCGAGGTCCGCCGGTGACGCCGGCTGA